In Halomonas alkalicola, the following proteins share a genomic window:
- a CDS encoding c-type cytochrome, with protein sequence MKAIYASTLLSLTMTLAVSAFADEKAQEIISGRGCVACHATDSQRVGPSYKAISEHYDHNEETVAFLVDRIRRGGAGSFGKVPMPPNGKVSEEEARVIVEWIFTL encoded by the coding sequence ATGAAAGCTATTTATGCTTCCACTTTGCTATCTCTGACAATGACGCTTGCAGTGAGTGCTTTTGCCGATGAGAAGGCACAGGAGATCATTAGTGGTCGTGGATGCGTGGCCTGTCACGCAACCGACAGCCAGCGGGTCGGTCCTTCCTACAAGGCCATATCAGAGCACTATGATCACAATGAAGAAACTGTGGCTTTCCTGGTGGACAGGATTCGCCGCGGTGGTGCCGGAAGTTTCGGGAAGGTCCCGATGCCGCCGAACGGAAAAGTCAGCGAAGAAGAAGCCCGAGTAATTGTGGAGTGGATCTTCACTCTTTGA